A genome region from Nycticebus coucang isolate mNycCou1 chromosome 22, mNycCou1.pri, whole genome shotgun sequence includes the following:
- the CTNNBIP1 gene encoding beta-catenin-interacting protein 1, with translation MNREGAPGKSPEEMYIQQKVRVLLMLRKMGSNLTASEEEFLRTYAGVVNSQLSQLPQHSIDQGAEDVVMAFSRSETEDRRQ, from the exons ATGAACCGCGAGGGAGCTCCCGGGAAGAGTCCGGAGGAGATGTATATTCAGCAGAAGGTCCGGGTGCTGCTCATGCTCAGGAAGATGGGATCAAAC CTGACGGCCAGCGAGGAGGAGTTTCTGCGCACCTACGCAGGGGTGGTCAACAGCCAGCTTAGCCagctgccacagcactccatcgaCCAGG GTGCAGAGGATGTGGTGATGGCATTTTCCAGGTCGGAGACAGAAGACCGGAGACAGTAG